One genomic segment of Vulpes vulpes isolate BD-2025 chromosome 2, VulVul3, whole genome shotgun sequence includes these proteins:
- the VPS25 gene encoding vacuolar protein-sorting-associated protein 25 — translation MAMSFEWPWQYRFPPFFTLQPNVDTRQKQLAAWCSLVLSFCRLHKQSSMTVMEAQESPLFNNVKLQRKLPVESIQVVLEELRKKGNLEWLDKNKSSFLIMWRRPEEWGKLIYQWVSRSGQNNSVFTLYELTNGEDTEDEEFHGLDEATLLRALQALQQEHKAEIITVSDGRGVKFF, via the exons ATGGCGATGAGTTTCGAGTGGCCGTGGCAGTATCGCTTCCCGCCCTTCTTTAC GTTGCAGCCGAACGTGGACACCCGGCAGAAGCAGCTGGCCGCCTGGTGCTCGCTGGTCCTGTCCTTCTGTCGCCTGCACAAACAGTCCAGCATGACGGTGATGGAAGCTCAGGAGAGCCCGCTCTTCAACAACGTGAAGCTACAGC GGAAGCTCCCTGTGGAATCAATCCAGGTTGTATTAGAGGAACTGAGGAAGAAAG GGAACCTGGAGTGGTTGGATAAGAACAAGTCTAGCTTCCTGATCATGTGGCGAAGGCCAGAAGAATGGGGGAAACTCATCTATCAGTGG GTTTCTAGGAGTGGCCAGAACAACTCTGTGTTCACCCTGTATGAACTGACCAATGGCGAAGACACAGAGGATGAGG AGTTCCATGGGCTGGATGAAGCAACCCTACTTCGGGCTCTGCAGGCCCTACAGCAGGAGCACAAGGCTGAGATCATCACTGTCAGCGATGGCCGAGGCGTCAAGTTCTTCTAG